From one Streptomyces sp. Q6 genomic stretch:
- a CDS encoding restriction endonuclease subunit S gives MTTLFPTVKLGRVARIISGVGFPHEYQGNDSGEVPFIKVSDLNTQRQGYRLVGARNWVSRRESVSLGARVAPAGSTVFPKVGAALLKNPRRMLTQASAMDNNLMAVVPQAGDQRFWMYALSTIDLGELSGSAPLPFVSDGQVRDLKIPFPAPLEQRRIADFLDAETARIDSLLNAEARVLDRLSERRSAGVFHAVSGSAVPERRASTLAWMESIPDTWKEVSVGLVSRMGSGHTPSRSHPEWWTGCTIPWITTGEVKQVRDDRLEDLHETREKISELGIANSSAELHPVGTVFLCRTASAGYSGVMGLDMATSQDFVTWTCGPLLNPYYLLWCLRAMRSDLLGRLAMGSTHKTIYVPDLQMLRIPLPPLDEQIEIVASIRHQNAKIDNLADKVSRQVALLNERRQALITAAVTGQFDVSTASGRGVDGS, from the coding sequence ATGACCACCCTTTTTCCAACTGTGAAGTTGGGTCGCGTTGCACGCATTATCAGCGGAGTCGGATTTCCCCACGAATATCAAGGCAATGATTCTGGAGAAGTCCCGTTCATTAAAGTGTCCGACCTGAATACTCAGCGCCAAGGCTACCGATTGGTGGGAGCGCGGAACTGGGTAAGCCGCAGGGAAAGCGTCTCGCTTGGCGCACGTGTGGCACCTGCGGGCTCCACAGTTTTTCCGAAAGTCGGAGCCGCCCTGCTTAAGAATCCTCGCAGAATGCTTACGCAAGCATCGGCTATGGATAACAACTTGATGGCGGTCGTGCCCCAGGCTGGAGATCAGAGATTCTGGATGTACGCACTCTCCACCATTGATCTCGGAGAGCTTTCAGGGTCTGCACCTCTGCCGTTCGTTAGTGATGGCCAGGTGCGCGATCTAAAGATTCCCTTTCCGGCCCCCCTGGAACAGCGCCGCATCGCCGACTTCCTCGACGCCGAGACCGCCCGCATCGACAGCCTCCTGAATGCCGAAGCACGGGTCCTCGACCGCCTTTCTGAGCGGCGCAGTGCCGGTGTTTTCCATGCGGTCTCAGGAAGCGCAGTCCCTGAGCGCCGCGCCTCCACGCTCGCCTGGATGGAAAGCATTCCAGACACCTGGAAAGAAGTGAGTGTCGGGCTCGTTTCCCGCATGGGTAGTGGCCACACACCAAGCCGGTCGCACCCGGAGTGGTGGACAGGCTGCACGATCCCTTGGATCACAACCGGCGAAGTAAAGCAGGTCCGAGACGACCGCCTGGAAGACCTTCACGAAACCCGTGAAAAAATCAGCGAATTGGGTATCGCGAATTCCTCGGCCGAGCTACATCCGGTAGGAACTGTGTTCCTCTGCCGCACCGCGTCCGCAGGATATTCCGGAGTCATGGGGCTGGATATGGCCACGAGCCAGGACTTCGTGACCTGGACGTGCGGTCCGCTCCTGAACCCGTACTACCTCCTGTGGTGCCTTCGCGCCATGCGCTCCGATCTGCTGGGTCGGCTGGCTATGGGGTCCACCCATAAGACGATCTATGTTCCAGATCTCCAAATGCTGCGCATCCCACTGCCGCCTCTGGATGAGCAAATCGAGATCGTTGCCTCGATCCGCCACCAGAATGCCAAGATCGACAATCTCGCGGACAAGGTGAGCCGCCAGGTGGCACTGCTCAACGAACGCCGTCAGGCCCTCATCACCGCCGCCGTAACCGGCCAGTTCGACGTCTCCACCGCCTCCGGTCGAGGAGTTGACGGGTCATGA
- a CDS encoding class I SAM-dependent DNA methyltransferase → MNSAIHTALANHAWSVADLLRGDYKQSDYGKVILPFTVLRRLECVLEPTREKVNETVERFKGQDIDTGHFLRRAAGHSFYNTSTYTLRDIAGDASNAGQLLTKYVGAFSDNAREVLDKYEFNQQIKKLDDANLLYQVIGKFTDLDLRPEKVPNHNMGYIFEELIRRFAEQSNETAGEHFTPREVINLMVNLLIAPDGDALTMPGVVRTVLDPACGTGGMLSAVEEQVHGFNEDATVEVYGQELNPESWAICRSDLMIKGQDPEHIAYGNSFSDDGHKREKFDYILANPPFGVEWKKVKDEVEYEHKSMGDAGRFGAGLPRINDGSLLFLQHMLSKMKPVDVNGGGGSRVAIVFNGSPLFTGAAGSGESEIRRWILENDWLEAIVALPDQLFYNTGISTYFWILTNRKSPEHKGKVVLLDARDQWVKMRKSLGDKRKELGDGENGKPNHIADITKLYGEAITAAADPSHAMHAKVKVFDNTAFGYQRITVERPLKLRFELTDETLSALLVSKPMQKQAEDVALKSLPETAKKVAGRRKLTDDEAAELAKLVDAELQPFNDALSSLLGQTWPTFSEAQVAFTTAAAEGGLALPKGVTFKKALRDAIGVRDPEGEVQKLKGHAKEPDPDLRDYENVPLDDDVETYLTREVHPHVPDAWIDHTKTKIGYEIPFTRHFYVYEPPRPLAEIDAELKALESEIQALLGEVTE, encoded by the coding sequence TTGAACAGCGCCATCCACACGGCCCTGGCCAATCACGCCTGGTCCGTCGCCGATCTCCTGCGCGGCGACTACAAGCAGTCGGACTACGGCAAGGTGATCCTGCCGTTCACCGTCCTGCGCCGCCTCGAATGCGTCCTGGAGCCGACCCGCGAGAAGGTCAACGAGACCGTAGAGCGCTTCAAGGGCCAGGACATCGACACCGGTCACTTCCTGCGCCGCGCCGCCGGCCACTCCTTTTACAACACCAGCACGTACACGCTGCGCGACATCGCGGGCGACGCGTCGAACGCGGGGCAGCTCCTGACGAAGTACGTCGGCGCCTTCTCCGACAACGCCCGCGAGGTCCTCGACAAGTACGAGTTCAACCAGCAGATCAAGAAGCTGGACGACGCGAACCTTCTCTACCAGGTCATCGGCAAGTTCACCGACCTCGACCTGCGCCCCGAGAAGGTTCCCAACCACAACATGGGCTACATCTTCGAGGAGCTGATCCGCCGCTTCGCGGAACAGTCCAACGAGACGGCCGGTGAGCACTTCACCCCGCGTGAGGTCATCAACCTCATGGTCAACCTGCTGATCGCCCCCGACGGCGACGCGCTGACCATGCCCGGTGTCGTCCGCACCGTGCTCGACCCGGCCTGCGGCACGGGCGGCATGCTGAGCGCGGTCGAGGAGCAGGTCCACGGGTTCAACGAGGACGCGACGGTCGAGGTCTACGGCCAGGAGCTCAACCCCGAGTCCTGGGCCATCTGCCGTTCCGACCTCATGATCAAGGGCCAGGACCCGGAGCACATCGCCTACGGCAACTCCTTCTCCGACGACGGCCACAAGCGCGAGAAGTTCGACTACATCCTCGCCAACCCGCCCTTCGGCGTGGAGTGGAAGAAGGTCAAGGACGAGGTCGAGTACGAACACAAGTCGATGGGCGACGCGGGCCGCTTCGGCGCGGGCCTCCCGCGCATCAACGACGGCTCGCTCCTCTTCCTCCAGCACATGCTGTCCAAGATGAAGCCGGTGGACGTAAACGGGGGCGGCGGCTCCCGCGTCGCCATCGTCTTCAACGGCTCCCCGCTGTTCACGGGCGCGGCCGGCTCGGGCGAGTCCGAGATCCGCCGCTGGATCCTGGAGAACGACTGGCTGGAGGCGATCGTCGCCCTCCCCGACCAGCTCTTCTACAACACGGGCATCTCGACGTACTTCTGGATCCTGACGAACCGGAAGTCGCCGGAACACAAGGGCAAGGTCGTGCTGTTGGACGCCCGCGACCAGTGGGTGAAGATGCGCAAGTCCCTGGGCGACAAGCGCAAGGAACTCGGCGACGGCGAGAACGGCAAGCCGAACCACATCGCCGACATCACGAAGCTGTACGGCGAGGCGATCACGGCAGCGGCCGACCCGTCCCACGCGATGCACGCGAAGGTCAAGGTCTTCGACAACACGGCCTTCGGCTACCAGCGCATCACGGTTGAACGCCCCTTGAAGCTCCGCTTCGAGCTGACGGACGAGACCCTGTCTGCTCTGCTCGTCTCGAAGCCGATGCAGAAGCAGGCCGAGGACGTGGCACTCAAGTCCCTCCCGGAGACGGCGAAGAAGGTCGCGGGCCGGCGCAAGCTCACCGACGACGAGGCCGCCGAACTCGCGAAGCTAGTGGACGCGGAACTCCAGCCGTTCAACGATGCGTTGAGTTCCCTCCTCGGCCAGACCTGGCCCACCTTCTCCGAAGCCCAGGTCGCTTTCACCACCGCAGCCGCCGAAGGCGGCCTGGCCCTCCCCAAGGGCGTCACCTTCAAGAAGGCGCTCCGCGACGCGATCGGGGTCCGCGACCCCGAGGGCGAAGTCCAGAAGCTGAAGGGCCATGCCAAGGAACCGGACCCCGACCTCCGCGACTACGAAAACGTCCCCCTGGACGACGACGTCGAGACCTACCTGACCCGTGAGGTCCACCCCCACGTCCCGGACGCCTGGATCGACCACACCAAAACGAAGATCGGCTACGAGATCCCGTTCACACGCCACTTCTACGTGTACGAACCGCCGAGGCCACTGGCGGAGATCGACGCGGAATTGAAGGCGCTGGAGTCGGAGATCCAGGCCCTGCTGGGCGAGGTGACCGAATGA
- a CDS encoding N-6 DNA methylase, which yields MPTSSTLVTAAEISRLAGVTRATVSNWRRRHEDFPAPTGGSDSSPLYEVKAVREWLAGRGYTAETDPAEELRNLLRQGPSGGATASRLIPFVLAAVEAGAEQRATWSGLPDAALAEQASAAVSTTLAAVEAPEPDAGPDVYGPDAAELLRAVTACVDSELTSGGTGASTLDALAQRELTDSKATGSYATPAPLPELMAALLAAVSDATAPTRVLDPACGSGSLLAAAATAGATELYGQDIAPVQARRAAVQLRIAAAGAHTSVRAGDSLRADAYPGLTVDGVLCAPPYGDRDWGHDELAYDSRWAFGVPSRMDSELAWVQHALAHVRPGGGAVLLMPPSPAFSGSGRRVRAELVRTGALRAVVELPGGLTTFTSVRLQLWVLQRPSPQPPEAQSVLFVDAQAAVMRAPEPTEPPKAVLTHWDAYAKAPDRFEAVPGVARAVPFVDLLDERVDLTPSRHVNSGTVVVPSEAAATATGLRNRLADAAQRLTASLTALGEPAPAGEEVRAWRTATVADLSRGGALATYTSAPFKQRTSRGLASTSTGAHVTAGSGKTAHFTNLMLKARDVATGARASEPAPDENLETAVRVSAGDILIPLVVQDRTGSGPVPFRVADEEDEGNLLGPHLRLFRPDPARLDPWFLGGFLSAGGNVRAAAVGSTTLRIDANQLRVPLLPLAEQRRYGKVFRHLYELRIAGTRAAELASQASDFMSGALATGALLPPEGPASP from the coding sequence ATGCCCACGTCATCCACCCTGGTCACCGCCGCCGAGATCTCACGGCTGGCGGGAGTCACCCGTGCCACGGTGAGCAACTGGCGCCGTCGCCACGAGGACTTCCCCGCGCCGACCGGCGGCTCGGACAGCAGTCCGTTGTACGAGGTGAAAGCGGTCCGCGAGTGGCTGGCCGGCCGTGGTTACACGGCGGAGACCGACCCGGCGGAGGAGCTGCGGAACCTGCTGCGCCAGGGTCCGTCGGGGGGTGCGACCGCCTCGCGGTTGATCCCGTTCGTGCTCGCGGCGGTGGAGGCAGGGGCGGAACAGCGCGCCACCTGGTCCGGCCTGCCGGACGCGGCTCTCGCCGAGCAGGCGTCCGCGGCCGTGAGCACGACCTTGGCCGCTGTCGAAGCACCTGAGCCGGACGCGGGCCCGGACGTATACGGCCCCGATGCCGCGGAACTGCTCCGAGCAGTCACCGCCTGCGTGGACTCCGAGCTCACGTCCGGCGGGACTGGCGCGTCCACTCTGGATGCTCTGGCCCAGCGCGAGCTGACCGACTCCAAGGCCACAGGTTCGTACGCCACTCCTGCCCCACTGCCCGAACTGATGGCTGCCCTGCTCGCAGCCGTCAGCGATGCGACGGCCCCCACCCGGGTCCTCGATCCCGCCTGCGGCAGCGGCTCCCTCCTGGCCGCTGCTGCCACCGCCGGAGCAACCGAGTTGTACGGCCAGGACATCGCACCCGTCCAGGCCCGGCGGGCCGCTGTCCAGCTGCGGATCGCCGCCGCTGGGGCGCACACCTCTGTCAGGGCCGGCGACTCCCTGCGTGCTGACGCGTATCCGGGGCTGACCGTCGACGGTGTCCTGTGCGCCCCGCCGTACGGTGACCGCGACTGGGGTCACGACGAGCTCGCCTACGACTCGCGATGGGCCTTCGGTGTCCCCAGCCGCATGGACTCCGAACTCGCCTGGGTTCAGCACGCGTTGGCCCACGTCCGGCCCGGCGGCGGCGCTGTCCTCCTGATGCCGCCCAGCCCAGCCTTCAGCGGGTCGGGACGGCGGGTGCGCGCCGAACTGGTGCGTACCGGCGCACTGCGCGCGGTGGTGGAGTTGCCCGGCGGGCTGACCACCTTCACCAGCGTGAGGCTTCAGCTCTGGGTACTTCAGCGTCCCTCGCCGCAGCCGCCGGAGGCGCAGTCCGTCCTGTTCGTCGACGCGCAGGCCGCAGTGATGCGGGCACCTGAGCCGACCGAGCCTCCAAAGGCAGTCCTCACTCATTGGGACGCCTACGCCAAGGCCCCGGACCGTTTCGAGGCGGTGCCAGGGGTCGCACGCGCGGTCCCGTTCGTCGACCTCCTCGACGAGCGCGTGGACCTAACGCCGTCCCGGCACGTGAACTCCGGCACGGTCGTCGTCCCTTCGGAAGCGGCGGCGACGGCCACCGGCCTGCGGAACCGACTGGCCGATGCCGCACAGAGGCTGACCGCTTCACTCACCGCCCTGGGCGAACCGGCCCCAGCCGGGGAAGAGGTACGCGCCTGGCGCACGGCGACCGTGGCCGACCTGTCCAGGGGCGGTGCGCTGGCCACGTACACGAGCGCGCCTTTCAAGCAGAGGACGAGCCGAGGGTTGGCGAGCACATCGACCGGGGCGCACGTCACCGCAGGCAGCGGCAAGACTGCCCATTTCACAAACCTGATGCTGAAGGCGCGAGACGTAGCCACCGGTGCCCGCGCTTCGGAGCCTGCCCCCGACGAGAACCTGGAGACAGCAGTACGCGTATCGGCCGGCGACATCCTCATCCCGCTCGTCGTGCAGGACCGTACGGGTTCCGGCCCCGTTCCCTTCCGGGTCGCGGACGAGGAGGACGAGGGCAACCTCCTCGGCCCGCACCTCCGTCTCTTCCGGCCTGACCCGGCCCGCCTCGATCCATGGTTCCTCGGCGGCTTCCTCTCCGCGGGCGGCAACGTCCGCGCCGCCGCCGTCGGCTCCACAACCCTCCGTATCGACGCGAACCAGCTACGCGTACCTCTGCTCCCGCTGGCCGAGCAACGCCGTTACGGCAAAGTCTTCCGGCACCTGTACGAGCTGCGGATCGCAGGTACCCGGGCCGCAGAACTCGCTTCCCAAGCAAGCGATTTCATGAGCGGAGCACTTGCTACCGGCGCACTGCTTCCACCGGAGGGGCCTGCATCCCCATAG
- a CDS encoding DNA sulfur modification protein DndB encodes MSASAPAAPSFAFPSATAEGIQLTVIPVRNDAVIGAMSLLTLLQLVPDPKKEESKQALKYASGAARRHAELRALVQRTLTTQKGKNVTTYAAYIASGISGKNGAAWSLPPVTLWLDGMPAAIGAELVDRTGICPLTLTPGSSIVAIDGETQVTAWHLLHDDPERFGITYADLGQVRIPFELYFGLSVADARQIFYDRNVEGVPVAKNLAMSMDQRDLGTQITHRVADAVRVEDADGKIIPFSKLVQARKRQLSKSDPEVVLLSALRVLVITALHGRPGLALTSATIHDGKLPDGVDADQVQRELVPLLTRLISHLYPHFAARDAVTTPAVLAGLGIAAHQAVSWAGDAHGRLSADELLRLLDSVRFERDARYWDGVAASANAAGTLNFGGGAKDAGGRVADALLRPDSEYGRKIRGW; translated from the coding sequence ATGTCCGCTTCAGCGCCCGCCGCCCCTTCCTTCGCCTTCCCGTCCGCCACCGCCGAAGGCATCCAGCTGACCGTCATTCCCGTCCGCAACGACGCGGTGATCGGCGCGATGTCCCTGCTCACGCTGCTCCAGCTGGTCCCCGACCCGAAGAAGGAGGAGAGCAAGCAGGCCCTGAAGTACGCCTCCGGGGCCGCCCGCCGCCACGCCGAACTGCGCGCCCTCGTCCAGCGCACCCTCACCACCCAGAAGGGCAAGAACGTCACGACGTACGCCGCGTACATCGCCTCCGGCATCAGCGGGAAGAACGGCGCCGCCTGGTCCCTGCCGCCCGTCACGCTCTGGCTCGACGGCATGCCCGCCGCGATCGGCGCGGAACTGGTCGACCGCACCGGGATCTGCCCCCTGACGCTCACCCCGGGCTCCTCGATCGTCGCCATCGACGGCGAGACCCAGGTCACCGCCTGGCACCTGCTCCACGACGACCCCGAGCGCTTCGGGATCACGTATGCCGACCTCGGCCAGGTCCGTATCCCCTTCGAGCTGTACTTCGGGCTCTCCGTCGCCGACGCCCGGCAGATCTTCTACGACCGCAACGTCGAGGGCGTGCCGGTCGCGAAGAACCTCGCCATGTCCATGGACCAGCGCGACCTGGGCACGCAGATCACCCACCGGGTCGCGGACGCGGTCCGGGTCGAGGATGCCGACGGGAAGATCATCCCGTTCTCGAAGCTGGTGCAGGCACGCAAGCGGCAGCTCAGCAAGTCCGACCCCGAGGTCGTCCTCCTCTCCGCCCTTCGCGTTCTCGTCATCACCGCCCTGCACGGCCGTCCGGGCCTCGCCCTCACCTCCGCCACGATCCACGACGGCAAGCTCCCCGACGGTGTCGACGCCGACCAGGTTCAGCGTGAGCTCGTACCCCTGCTCACTCGGCTGATCAGCCACCTGTACCCGCACTTCGCGGCCCGCGACGCGGTCACCACCCCTGCGGTCCTCGCCGGCCTCGGTATCGCCGCGCACCAGGCCGTGAGCTGGGCAGGCGACGCCCACGGCCGCCTGAGCGCTGACGAACTGCTCCGGCTTCTCGACTCCGTCCGCTTCGAGCGCGACGCCCGCTACTGGGACGGCGTCGCCGCCAGCGCCAACGCCGCCGGAACCCTCAACTTCGGCGGCGGCGCCAAGGACGCCGGGGGCCGG